From Chitinophaga parva, the proteins below share one genomic window:
- the tnpA gene encoding IS66 family insertion sequence element accessory protein TnpA, whose product MKKSKFTESQIIGILKSQESGHSVADICREHGISQPTFYQWKTKYSGMEVAQVKKLKEMETELAQYKRIVAEQSLQITVLKDVIEKKL is encoded by the coding sequence ATGAAAAAGAGCAAATTCACGGAGAGCCAGATTATAGGCATTCTCAAGTCGCAGGAAAGCGGCCATTCTGTAGCAGATATCTGTCGTGAGCATGGCATCAGCCAGCCAACCTTTTACCAATGGAAGACAAAGTATTCGGGTATGGAGGTAGCGCAGGTAAAGAAGCTAAAGGAGATGGAAACGGAGCTGGCGCAGTATAAGCGCATTGTAGCTGAACAATCGCTTCAGATCACTGTTTTGAAGGACGTGATCGAAAAAAAGCTCTAG